Proteins encoded in a region of the Pelmatolapia mariae isolate MD_Pm_ZW linkage group LG6, Pm_UMD_F_2, whole genome shotgun sequence genome:
- the LOC134628783 gene encoding small integral membrane protein 26-like, whose amino-acid sequence MKFKDLLKWNARVSAVYAIGIWTMIGSYAYLKYTGRCEVALVKKEEVEEPQDPNQEVYKTAHSKTVITYKKDFVPYTTRIYNLISSFSGDRGAGDSNK is encoded by the exons ATGAAGTTCAAAGATCTGCTGAAGTGGAACGCCAGAGTATCCGCCGTGTACGCGATTGGTATTTGGACCATGATCGGCTCGTACGCTTACCTGAAATACACAGGTCGCTGCGAGGTCGCGCTAG tgaaaaaagaagaagtggaagAGCCGCAGGATCCAAACCAGGAGGTCTACAAGACGGCACACTCCAAAACTGTCATCACCTATAAGAAAGACTTTGTCCCGTACACCACAAGGATCTACAATCTCATCTCATCCTTTAGTGGCGATCGAGGGGCTGGAGACAGCAACAAATGA